A stretch of Anas acuta chromosome 3, bAnaAcu1.1, whole genome shotgun sequence DNA encodes these proteins:
- the ORC3 gene encoding origin recognition complex subunit 3 isoform X4 yields MSAGSVSKGCFVFKPSPKKRKVSQKTADYFREGNSDAEDSELRFATCQSLWKHVKLEAEQIEEDLNQQLFDNLVSFLRRSHSEFQEKTTEWNCRMKSREIPTAALVLGVNVTDHDLTFRSLSEVLQNRVTPYVALLQAKDCPGIKNLMQKLFGQLMNCYVDVDSEEDDYVQTSQNRIRCSMTSLITWYESVTKKTDFETPNKKRTSSRHWKSPPVVIIFKDMESFTTKVLQDFIVISSQHIHELPLVLVFGIATSPMIIHGLLPHSVSSLLCIELFQSLSCKEHLSTIIDKVLLTTQFPLKLSEKVLQVLINIFLYHDFSVQNFIKGFQLCIVEHFYTQPLSVLCCHQEELKKRINSLSHNQCENIRRLPSFRRYVENQTSEKQIALLTTDGFLKETVQKLLEDLNVYHENYFPVLRCLHVFTSSLPKYPLGKQIRELHCACLENRVWETEEYESFLQLARMLNKCDLVTMLQKCVEILVSSPGKEFDKTVEKLKEFLTQFQKLEVAEACQEQDESVSSQKELQKKTDLYHLQKTLLELKESRRSKKLTKFEMLRFEVVDYIDSVVRPQDAA; encoded by the exons ATGAGCGCGGGCTCCGTCTCCAAG ggctgctttgtttttaaaccaagtCCCAAGAAGAGAAAGGTGTCTCAGAAAACAG CTGACTACTTCAGGGAAGGAAACAGTGATGCAGAGGATAGCGAATTACGGTTTGCTACTTGTCAGTCATTATGGAAACACGTGAAATTGGAAGCAGAG CAAATAGAGGAAGATTTGAATCAGCAGTTATTTGATAACCTTGTAAGTTTTTTGAGGCGGTCTCATTCCGAGTTCCAGGAGAAGACAACAGAATGGAATTGTCGGATGAAGTCCAGAGAAATCCCTACTGCAGCTCTTGTCTTAG GTGTAAATGTTACAGATCATGACTTGACTTTCAGAAGTCTTTCGGAAGTCCTTCAGAATAGAGTTACTCCTTATGTAGCCTTGCTGCAAGCCAAAGATTGCCCAG GTATAAAAAATCTGATGCAGAAGCTCTTCGGGCAGCTGATGAACTGCTATGTAGATGTGGACTCAGAGGAAGACGACTATGTACAGACTTCCCAGAATAGAATACGTTGTTCAATGACTTCTCTAATCACCTGGTATGAAAGTGTAACAAAG aaaacagattttgagactccaaacaaaaaaagaacttcCTCCAGACACTGGAAGTCTCCTCCAGTTGTGATTATCTTCAAAGATATGGAAAGTTTCACCACAAAAGTACTTCAAGATTTCATAGTTATCAGCAG TCAGCATATCCATGAATTACCTCTAGTACTGGTTTTTGGAATCGCTACATCTCCAATGATTATCCACGGCTTACTTCCTCACtctgtttcctctctgctgtgcaTAGAGCTTTTCCAGTCCCTTTCCTGTAAGGAGCACCTGTCTACTATAATTGACAAG GTACTTCTAACAACCCAGTTTCCACTTAAACTGAGTGAGAAAGTTCTTCAGGTTCTCATCAACATATTCTTGTACCATGATTTTTCTGTCCAGAATTTTATCAAAGGCTTTCAG CTCTGCATTGTGGAGCATTTCTATACCCAGCCTCTTAGTGTACTGTGTTGCCATCAAGAAGAATTAAAGAAGAGAATAAATTCTTTATCACATAATCAGTGTGAAAACATTCGAAGGCTGCCTTCTTTTAGAAG GTACGTGGAAAATCAAACATCAGAGAAGCAGATTGCACTGCTGACAACAGACGGTTTCTTAAAG GAAACAGTACAGAAGTTGCTGGAGGACCTGAATGTTTatcatgaaaattattttccagttctGAGATGTCTTCATGTTTTCACGTCTTCACTTCCAAAGTATCCTTTGGGCAAGCAG ATCAGGGAGCTGCACTGTGCATGTTTGGAAAACCgtgtgtgggagacagaggagTATGAGTCATTTCTTCAACTAGCAAG GATGTTGAATAAGTGTGATTTGGTAACCATGCTTCAAAAATGTGTGGAAATTCTTGTGTCATCTCCTGGAAAGGAGTTTGATAAGACAGTAGAGAAGTTGAAGGAGTTCTTGACCCAGTTTCAGAAACTAGAAG TAGCAGAAGCTTGCCAGGAACAAGATGAGTCCGTATCGTCACAAAAGGAGCTCCAGAAGAAGACAGACCTTTATCATCTTCAGAAG actttgtTGGAGTTGAAGGAATCAAGGCGGTCTAAGAAACTGACAAAGTTTGAAATGCTTCGTTTTGAAGTTGTTGACTATATAGACAGCGTTGTAAG ACCACAAGACGCTGCATGA